From Amaranthus tricolor cultivar Red isolate AtriRed21 chromosome 4, ASM2621246v1, whole genome shotgun sequence:
TTGGGTCTTTGGGAAAGGCTTCGACATTTACTGGCTCACTGCTGCCTGTTGGGCTTTTACTTTCTTCAGAAATTTGGGGTAATTAATAGGGGTaataaacagaaaaaaaaaatctgtaaATAAGTTTTGAACCTAGGTCTATGCTATGGGAAATGAAAGTACTAACCACTGATTTAACATATATTTCcttatattatttgattttattttgaatttaagtgATGATCTAGCATATATTTCTTTatactatttgattttattattttattttgaattttaagtgATGTCAACTGACCTCGTTGAACTCGCTTTAAATCCTCCTCTGACCATCATAGATGATTGTCAAGCTTTCATCAACTGATGAACACGAGGCATACGATGACTCGAAGTTGCATTGTCACGCAAGGTATCTAAAATGTCTGTCGAAGTGGCATTGTATTATAAAAAAACTCACAGCTACCACTGATTTGGGAATGATTCACGGTATCTGTTATCCTCTCCCTGAGTTAGCTGTTTGATGGTTGCATCTCTAGCTCGGGTACTCAAAAGCTTCTCTGCTACTCTATCTTTTGCTGTCACTTTCTTCCGCACCATTGATGCAAGAGTCTTCTTTTGAGTTCGCATGGTAGATCTCACTTCCGTGGCTCCCTGATCAACATCCCCAAAAGCTGCTGAGGTTGAGGTTGAAGCCATTGCAGCCTCTCTAAGAACTGCATCATTGTGTTCCCGAACCTTTGCCAGTTTGGCTTTCTTAATTGCTCGTTCTTTCATCTTCATCACCTCTTTGTCCTTTTCTCTGACGTTTTTTACTGCTAGTTTAGCAAGGTGCTCTTTCGAAATGCCCTTTCCATCAATACACATTTCTTCAGTTGAAGAGCATTGCCTCATGAATGTACCTTCATCATCCACCGAATTGGCAGCTTTCCCTGCATTCTCTGGATAAATAGGTCTACCCTCATCATCACGCGGTATAATTGGACCGTGAAACGGGCATACCCTCAAATCTTTCCTTTGACAAAGCTTTCCATTGCGCAAAAGAGCACGACAAGGATGAATTTCCACTTCCTCCTCTTTGTAAACACTTGCATGCACATTTAGCTCAGCAATCTTTTCAGATGGTATGGTAGCATCATAATCCACCCTGCCCCAATGACCATCTAGCTCTAATCCTCTTTGGTTAGCTAAGGCATCCCTCTTCTCACCCCAATTATCCAACGAGGATCCCCATTTGACGACAGGAGCTTCAGCTAAAAGCTTCTCCTTCAAAGGATCCCAAACACCAGCACCCGCTCTACGTTTCACAACACCTTTATTATTCGCCCCACTATTGCTGCATTCGGGAACATCAGTATCCAATGACATAGATCCAGTTTGTACAGTTGTTAAACTATTAGTTATCTCCGCATATTCAATTGTACCCTCCTCCCAAATATCGTCATCCTCACTATCCTTGATCTTAGGAAGAGCACAACCAGATTCCTCACATTTCTTCTTCACCGCAGTAATTTGGTTTCGAATATCAATAAACTCTTTTAACGCAGAATCCCTAAACCTAGTATCATCAACTTCTACCCTAATAAGAATAGATATCCACTCTTGCACCGAAACTAAATGTTTTGTcactaacaacttaaacaactCCCTTAATGTATCAAACACTActttattttcactattttcatgAACTTTCTCCGCTTCCTTCAGTGCATCAAGCCGAATCTGCTGCAATTCAGGGTTCCGAATCCTCTCAAACTCCTCctcgtcatcatcatccaacGGTTCCAGCATCGCATTCTCATCATTAGCTCTAGCAATATCTAAACACTCCCCAATCTCATCAATGGTTGACTTAATCTCCTCCCTCAACGATGGCAAACTTTCCCTCAATGACTCAAACTTATTCGTCAAAATCTCTTGTGTCTTCATCTCCCTTTCTCTCCTCTCCCTCTCAATCCTCGCTGCATTCGCCTGTAAATTAGGAAATTGGTACCTAAGTGTATTCTTTAAATAATCATACCCTAACCTAATCTGCCTATAATGAATTCCAAATGACGCATTCCATTTCTCTAAAAACTCAATGGCTTTCAATCTCAAAACCGACGCAACATTTGACGGAGCTGGTAGAGGTTGATTTCGTCGAAATCCAACCGATAAACTTAGCAATTGATCTAAATTCTCCGTTATTATAGTTCTAAAAAGCTTTGATCGCATAAATAATTCGTCAATTATCAACAACGCAAGATACCTAATCTGCATTTCattgaaaaaaatttacaaacccTAAGTTCAATTATCAACAAATTACGATGATAATAAATCAATACTGAAGCTAAAAATCGAAAAACCTGAGAGTGTTGTCGTTTCATGTGATGCATCAGGGTTTGAGCAGCGAGTTTGAGCTCAAAATCGGAGTATCGTACAATAGTTTTTATAGCTTTGAGAAGACGAGGATCAACTTCCGATTCAGTTGAATTGGTTGCCTTCTCAATAATCGCCATAACTTTTCCACTTTCTCTAACCTCTTCAATTTGTTCACCCGCCATTGTTGGGGTATTCTTAGGATTTATATTTCTTTGTATCAGGTTCATTTTTGCCCAAAATGTTTCTGTTTTGGCGGATAAATATTTCTGTTTATCTCCAACCTACAAAGGTAGCCGATTCcgttaaaaacagaaaatttgaataaaataagattatttaacaacttaattctaaaaataagttttgttaaaacttaattcccaaaataagtgtcCGTACATTCAAACCTAACCTCGgtttaagtcgttgttactaacagcaaaagaacaaaaaaaaattaaaaagcataagtcgctgttactaacagcgactaatgacttttataattttccaGTTTCTTTCTCCCATTTCGGTTCACGcgtttttcttttcctcaatcAACCCACGAGATCTCCTTCTTCTttctaccattaaaatcaaattcaatccTTCAACAaaactcatcaaattccaagtttgtaccactaattagttttgtcatcttcctacatcgacctaaggtactattttttgtgttttttttccattttcgaaaAAGGGTTTACTGAATTTTAATCAACTTTCACGTTAatgtaggttcataaacttgcaatttactaattcttgttgatctacagcttattgaggtacgtttgtattataatattttttatttggtgttgattttaaaatgtaagtCATGTATggtggtcatttacacttaaactctacAAATATGTCGAGTGTAGTTGTTATTTAccttgatcttcataatgaggttgtGTGTTGgtaaatttgttgttgaatttaaattctatagtggtcatatatttatgaacctgatggtgatgttgattttgtatgcattgttgtagaaatggattcatttcgtgtgactgttgtatgctttttgaatggttcaattcgaccaactagtaacaatgttaaaTATGTTGGGGGTAGAcataaactgtttgcatgcaactcatacatggatttgaatgaattcaaacattttatatgctctaagattggcattgacactacaagaagtactgttaatttaagttttaagtacaatctgagtggagacttgttagcttttccggttgaggatgaggaagctGTAGGCGCACCACCTACTTTGGCAGATTACATTCTGTGGTTCCTCTacatcactcgtcgatggatgacaccacgaggtatcatggcGGCAGCCCAGTAcactcccgcagcaccgacgatgacacactttgtaagtattcttcaacattgattattatccatagaatTTACAcgttaaacatttcattaatacttaagtcgtactgcaggcacagggcattgcatcagtcatcagctcctcccaagaggagcccgtacgggagattgcccaaggcatactccgaggaacgcagtttcaacacttcattccggaAGTGACTGTGCCCCACACCACTATGTACGAGTacgggtcatctcctcatcatgtcgacgttcatcttgaggaggttgacttaacgtgcccggactacggtgccgggtcctcacagggtgccacatcatcacagtaccaatcacctcccctacccgagcgtcatgcgacaacctcttactatcgtaggaggcgtcgtaaatcgtcacagttagacagggtacaggaggaggattagcattagaatactgtttgtatatattgaacatttgtacatactcaatatttgtaacatttggtcttttgtgtataaattgtaacatatatgtagatgtatatatttttatcgtattatcacacgtttattatgaatgaaatgatgttaagtactcagacttttcggcgatgaatcattccgccaagaatgcactatgaatttaatcaaaaacaaacagacaatcatattcaaataggaaaAATGCTatcgaaaattcaacacaatttcattcaagttcaacaaatccatatcaaattacatagttcattcgttaagttaaactaccGTCGCTAAATAAGAtggcttcttaaactttctcataatcctttcagtctcctCTTTCCTATGtaccatatcatctatttgtctttttagattaaatacctcatctttaagctcttgtttctctttttcaagccgtattattaagtctctctgccatttaGTACCCTCCGTaacaatccatctaaagtatgtgcatcataatccgtcaaccaagtagaaagggcaagcaacaaaatcacgccctggatcgaagtcgctccaatctgtattaatctcaacttcataaccacaatcacaaagctcttcaatacaatactcctttgacatctacggaATACATATAACATAGTAacgtaagtgaactttcaaaaataatattaacatttataaattgagagtaaaactaacataataccttatgttacctttataAATTGATACAAAAGAACACGAATGATGTAGATTACATATaatgaagtagggaaatgatggatttatttatagaacatcattacaacggctattttcaagttcttaacggctatttttctaattaacaacggctagtttacttcgtacaaaaaaaaataataaaataaaaggccTAAGTCGCTgctagtaacagcgacttaggccttttattttttttttttggtctttcgttgttagtaacagcgatttttaccgaggctaggtttggatgtacggaagcttattttgggaattaatttttcacgaagcttatttttggaattaagttgttaaatgatcttatttttttcaaattttcttagaaACGCTCCTATCGACAACCGCCAAAGGCATGCATGGGCCTATTTGGTGAAAGACTGACTTATTCTAAGCCTATTTCTCAAAAGGAGGGGACTGTACAAccaacacaaattctcaaacagtcggtctcttgagagatcatctctcTGAGAGATGTCTATCGGGCCCAGTCCATCTTAttgtatatttaatttatacttacatcatttttaatgtctacttacatcatccttaatgtctacttatcgtatCCTCGATATCTGTTCTTTGTAGTTTGGTTGTTAAACAACGAAAACAAAATACCCTCGATTGCTTCACTTTTCAAACAAAGTAACTTCTTGTTAGGATGATTTGTCTCACATCGTGAAATTAAAAGATGGTGgtacactttataagtcattgaaaccctttttttttgccatatggttttggaatggTATTTCCTTGCCCCttgcttatgaagtgtgtacaTGTTGTATTTTCCCAATTATAAGTAACAATTCATAATAAGTCAAGtttaatttaacatggtatcagaactTAAGgcttgattaaaaattaaatggtaGATCCGAAAAGAATGGCGAGTCTactctaattgattactcccacatgcaaaCTTGACAAGGGTTCACATGTGGGAAGTGTTTGGATGATTAGTTCCACAACAATGGATTAAAAGATACTACGCACGCTTTATAAGTCATTGAAGCTCTCGTTTTCATTATCATATATCGTACTTTTCCAATTATATGTTGACATTTACGTTAAGTTCATCCTAATTTAACACTTTTCGAACTTTTTTCCTCACTTATTGCACAAAAGAAGCAACAAGCCCAAAGCAAAAGAGTAATTTTTTACTAGTGTGTTTAATCTAGTTGGAAAAGCCTAGTAAGTCAAGTTAAAAGCTTAGAAAGTTAAAAAGTCACCTTGTGATCAAAAACTCTAATTTTCAGTTTTTTGAATCATCATCAGTTTAAAATAAACCACATAGAGGTATATTGCAGGTTCTAGCTAAAAGGTTCATTGTTTAAACATAAAATTAACTTCCATTGAGTTTAAATTTCTACGTTAATTGTTAAACaaacacaatttatttttagagatattctatatggtagcaTGGAAATTTCATGAAACGCAAATGATAGCACTTTTGTAAAAAttttccacatgatagcatccagtttatgcactatctaactgtcgtagcattttccgttaaattcttgtcaatttccgtttaattcaccgttttgacgtttctacccttactAAGCGttagttgttgtctttataatttgtccTTAACCATTTTTGTGCTCTCAAATACGCTCtaaaatgttgtaacaattttattttcataacgtttaattcacctttTGTcattttgaatgaaaacaaaattgttacaacaatGAGagtgttgatgaattaaacggtgaattaaatgtcaaaatagtgaattaaacatttgaaagcataaaatttttttaaatctaattataaagacaacaatcaacacttaataagggtagaaacgtcaaaatggtgaattgaacgaaaattaacaaggatttaacggaaaatgctacggcagttagatagtgcataaatagGATGCTACCAAGtggaaaatcttacaaaagtgttaTCACTGGcttttcatgaaagttcgatgctactatgtagaattttcctttattttaatattgtcTGAAAAGTTCGCTTATTAGTGTCAACTAAACAAACCGATAGTTTTCAGACTTTCTAGTAGAATTTTTGTGCTATACAAGAAAAGACTTTAGACCACATATATTTTGGCTTTTCTTCTAGATTATCAAATTTGCTTGTTGCACAACAAAACAAAGGTACAACAAATTATATTGAACGTATGCTCAATTGTATAAGTAGCACATATGTAAAGCACTTCAAAATAGatgaaatttaatatttgtttaattttatatatttaatttaattttgaccatgttttaaaaatgaatatataatgatgtaaaatttcaaaataatctaaaatactTGATTTAAAATCAATCTAACAATCTGAGTTTTATGTACATGGAATGTAGACATTCAAAAGCACATCATGGCAGAACACTCAATAAAATCTAAAGTGTTACAGTTTCAGATTTTAAGCAGATTTTTCTTGTTCCGTATTCCTTATGGACAATTGTTAGCATTTGTCATTATCTCATTTGGGGCCAACACAGTGCATGTAATGCTCATATTATTTGAGAGCATGGAAAGCATAACATTGTAAAGAAACGTTTATTCTACTTTATACTACCATTTACATCAAATATTCTTAATGAATCattttattacaaaaaaaaaaaacaaaataaaaattaataaagtaaataaatataaaaaaataaatttaaaattttaaaacctcaTCCTATCAAATTCTTCcacataaaaattattaatattattaatattatgaatcATCGTTATTTTCATAGACTACCTGAGTACATGATAACATCGATCAAAAGAATTGTGgagttattcttatttttaattaccCATATAAACTACTTTCTCTGTCTTGTTTAATTTGAAGCAAAGAGaaagttgatattttttaagaaaaaggtggataataataataaataaaaagagaaaatgaattgtatggatgaaattaaaagaaaattataatgtgtggatgagactaaaaaaaatggtgaactattatttaaaaataaaaatgatgcaaattaagtgggatgaataaaaatgacaaataatacaaattaaataggtataaaatgagattaatttagatgaaaaaaataatttagtgaAACCGTAAAACATTTGTTTAAAAGGTACAAATTTTGTGTAAGAGACTACACATATTTTTGGAGTTCAAGCTTTTGTTTAAAAGGTAATACACGTATTTTTTGAGTTCAAGCTTTTGTTTAAAAggtacaaatttttattttttgagctCTAGCTTTCTTACATAGTTGCAAAAGTATCATCAGCGACATGTACCCCAAAAACAGAAATATGTACTACCATAAGTCTAATATATATTCCGAaacaatttagatgtcccatttgcttgggcacgattattaagaatgatgtgggtctattaaaaagggtaaatagtgaaggataagtagtgaTGGGTAAATAGTGAAGGATAGTTGGGTAAATAAGGTATATGGgagtatattcgtaattacgtgtgtaaactaaggatatttaggttaaaaaaagattaacaaaaatagaaatagaacaACTAAATTAATTCGGAGTGAGTATGTGTCAAATCAACTTCATCAATCCTCTTTCTAACCTTTTCATAACATACAATTGCCAGATTTTTTTTAATGGgcttattaatatatattccgttttattatatttgaaattaatgaTGAAATGTcacaattaataaatataaaaaatattttttcttttttggaaaaatgAAATTTTCATAGTTAGGCATCTTAACTAAGGTTACATTAGTATATATGAAGGTTACATCAGTATAAaacatattataagtatttgaaaaaaaagataTTCTCATGAAAATGATTTCACATGGACAAACAAAAACCCCTAATTTAGTGATGTGGGTCAATGCACCATTACTAAATTCTACTATTCTCTTTATATCTAACTTTAATCTTTACCACAGCTGGAGGACACATATTCCCCTCATGTGAAGCATTACATGCTTAGATAGTGGCACACTAATCAACACATCTTTTATCTTTCTAATTTTCCActacttttcttttcttttttgcaAGTACATCTCTTCTTACAATATTttgtaaaaagaaaattaatatatttcaaaaaaaatagaaaattaattcaAGTACAAGCATTCGGGGCAAACCCGACATGACCGCTAGCAACATCAAAGCTAACCCGAAAGCCTTGTTGTTGGATATTCCCTATTATGGACAACCCGCTCATTGTCCCCGCAAAAGCGAAACAAAACCGACCCGACGTATCGACCGGGATTAAGTAATTGGCCGCCGGTAACGACACATCCGCCCCGTTAAAGTGCATTACCACGGTAGGCACTCGAACTTCGGTTTTACCCGATAAGTCGTAACACGTGTCGAACAACGAGAATTCTGGAGCGGATTTTAAGCTGGATGCTCCGAACCGAAATGCATCCCTTAATGCGATGTAAGCAGGTCGGGTTAAGCGGGTAACTGACGTACCCGAATCCACAATAACCCCACCATTACCAGTGTCATCAATCTTAAAAAGCTCTCTGGTAATTCCGCGGACACGGGTCCCACCAACACTAATCCCAACTAATTCCACGTAATAAAAAGTGTCTAATTTCGGGTTAGAAATTAATCGGGTGAAAACCGCGGTTCTAGAAACCACGGACCCGAAAACTACAGACGACGGTTTACTTGAAGATGTTCGGTCTACCAAACAATAAGAGAATTTGTTCCCGAACCGTCTACCGGTTTGAGAAGGAAAAGATAATTTACCACGACCTAAACCGAGTAAACCGGCTGCACCAACAAAAAGACCTTCATTATCATGCCCACAACCAAGCGCAACGTTTGGTACCTTATTTCTCCGAAACGTCATCGTTTCGGTAGCATACTCTCCCATGGTGAACGACCCATCACCGTACGACACCTGGTACGCGCATTTATTTCCACGTCGTATACATCCGGGTTGATCCAACTGGTTACAAAGCTTAGACCGGCAAGGAATAGACCGGAATGATCCGGATTTAGCCGGGTTAAAAATCCGGTCTGTTTGATCATAGCATTTTCTACAAGGAAGACATTGGATCCAAACAACGTCGCTTCCGGTATCTAACACCATATACATGTACCTTGGTGGGGTCCCCACTCCAAGCCGAGTGAAGTACTCTCCGCTTCCTTGTGAAAGCCCGGAAACGACTGAGCTACTAAACCCGCTTCGCGCGCTTCGGGGACGGCTCGCATTTCTTCCGCGAGGCAGGCCACCTTTGACCCGAGCAAAAATTGATTTTGCTCGGGTCTCATCTCGTTTGAGCCTGAGAGAGAATAACTCTTCCGGGCTCAAATGCGATGCTAAAGCATCTAAATGCTCTAATCGGAGTGCAACGGTTGAATCTGTTGCCCCGAACAGCTCGGTTTCTTCTTGTTGGGTTTGGGTTTGAGCTGATTCAGTCCAATCTGGGTGGAGATTTGTGGGTTTAGGGAGTGAATTTAGGACAAGGGTTTGTAGTTCTAAacaagaagagagagaaagtgaaaGGACGAAGATGAAAAAGGAGAGAAAAATGGTGGGTTTTCTTCCAGTTTCCATGGCTGAAACttgaaagaaaataaatggAGGTAGAAATAAAAGTAAAGGTAGAAGAAAGAAGGACAGGAGAAGATCACATGGAAATGGGAAGAGTAGGTTCAGATAAAGTGAGTTTATATAAGTAAACAATGTAGAGAGTAATTTATGGCGGAGGacaaaaattagtgaaaattgGATTTTGGCGGTTTGTAATTTGGAGGTGtgattgatttatttttcaataaacgGTGCATTTTGTTTTTAGGTATTGTTTCGTTAGAGgatttattttaaattggaGAGTAATATCACTTTCAAAAAGTtttatattcgattttttatTTGGGAGTTTAGTTATATCTATCCATCGAATAGTTTACTCGTGTGAGGTGTTAATTGActattagtttaataaataattatatatgctTTTGATATATAGTTGATGAATAATAAATCTCTGTAATCTTAATATTCTTAATAACATTTTAGGTGGATAGTTTATCCGACCAGGTgggtaaataaagtttttttgCTCATCTTGTTGTTATGAAGAATGCAAAATTATCTTTGTTTGAGAGTAATACTGATTTTCAGAAAAgattttaaacttaatttattattattattttttctctatCTACTTG
This genomic window contains:
- the LOC130809627 gene encoding UV-stimulated scaffold protein A homolog; this encodes MNLIQRNINPKNTPTMAGEQIEEVRESGKVMAIIEKATNSTESEVDPRLLKAIKTIVRYSDFELKLAAQTLMHHMKRQHSQIRYLALLIIDELFMRSKLFRTIITENLDQLLSLSVGFRRNQPLPAPSNVASVLRLKAIEFLEKWNASFGIHYRQIRLGYDYLKNTLRYQFPNLQANAARIERERREREMKTQEILTNKFESLRESLPSLREEIKSTIDEIGECLDIARANDENAMLEPLDDDDEEEFERIRNPELQQIRLDALKEAEKVHENSENKVVFDTLRELFKLLVTKHLVSVQEWISILIRVEVDDTRFRDSALKEFIDIRNQITAVKKKCEESGCALPKIKDSEDDDIWEEGTIEYAEITNSLTTVQTGSMSLDTDVPECSNSGANNKGVVKRRAGAGVWDPLKEKLLAEAPVVKWGSSLDNWGEKRDALANQRGLELDGHWGRVDYDATIPSEKIAELNVHASVYKEEEVEIHPCRALLRNGKLCQRKDLRVCPFHGPIIPRDDEGRPIYPENAGKAANSVDDEGTFMRQCSSTEEMCIDGKGISKEHLAKLAVKNVREKDKEVMKMKERAIKKAKLAKVREHNDAVLREAAMASTSTSAAFGDVDQGATEVRSTMRTQKKTLASMVRKKVTAKDRVAEKLLSTRARDATIKQLTQGEDNRYRESFPNQW
- the LOC130809628 gene encoding aspartyl protease family protein 2, with the protein product METGRKPTIFLSFFIFVLSLSLSSCLELQTLVLNSLPKPTNLHPDWTESAQTQTQQEETELFGATDSTVALRLEHLDALASHLSPEELFSLRLKRDETRAKSIFARVKGGLPRGRNASRPRSARSGFSSSVVSGLSQGSGEYFTRLGVGTPPRYMYMVLDTGSDVVWIQCLPCRKCYDQTDRIFNPAKSGSFRSIPCRSKLCNQLDQPGCIRRGNKCAYQVSYGDGSFTMGEYATETMTFRRNKVPNVALGCGHDNEGLFVGAAGLLGLGRGKLSFPSQTGRRFGNKFSYCLVDRTSSSKPSSVVFGSVVSRTAVFTRLISNPKLDTFYYVELVGISVGGTRVRGITRELFKIDDTGNGGVIVDSGTSVTRLTRPAYIALRDAFRFGASSLKSAPEFSLFDTCYDLSGKTEVRVPTVVMHFNGADVSLPAANYLIPVDTSGRFCFAFAGTMSGLSIIGNIQQQGFRVSFDVASGHVGFAPNACT